From the genome of Thermogutta terrifontis, one region includes:
- a CDS encoding sulfite exporter TauE/SafE family protein: MSGGVARLVWGGLSAVCMGFSKTGVPGASILAVVLMAQAYHEDAALSVGALVPVLLVGDLFAVYLYARYTAWDRLIRLFPSVAVGLIAGAVLLHYVRGNALRPILGALVVAMFVLEVYRRASANGHYGQKWWYVWLTGMLAGFSTMVGNAAGPVMTMYLLSQNLPKDKFMGTTAMFFFTVNLLKIAPMALEGMITPETMHFATYTVPMTLVGVGLGRWVFRQMSQNTFDMAALILGGIGGLWLLVG; this comes from the coding sequence ATGTCCGGGGGGGTTGCGCGACTGGTGTGGGGAGGTCTGTCGGCTGTCTGCATGGGATTTTCCAAGACAGGCGTGCCGGGGGCTTCCATTCTCGCCGTGGTGCTGATGGCGCAGGCCTATCACGAGGACGCCGCTCTTTCGGTGGGGGCGCTCGTGCCGGTTCTGCTTGTCGGTGACCTCTTCGCCGTCTACCTGTATGCCAGGTACACAGCGTGGGATCGGCTGATCAGACTATTTCCCTCCGTGGCCGTGGGATTGATCGCTGGGGCCGTGCTTTTGCATTATGTGCGGGGAAACGCGCTTCGACCGATCCTGGGAGCGCTGGTGGTGGCCATGTTCGTTCTGGAGGTTTACCGTCGGGCCTCCGCGAACGGACACTATGGCCAGAAGTGGTGGTACGTCTGGCTGACGGGGATGCTGGCGGGCTTTAGCACGATGGTGGGAAATGCTGCCGGTCCTGTCATGACGATGTATCTTCTCAGTCAGAATCTGCCCAAGGACAAGTTCATGGGCACCACGGCGATGTTCTTCTTCACGGTCAATCTTTTGAAAATTGCGCCCATGGCGCTGGAAGGAATGATCACACCCGAGACGATGCATTTTGCAACCTATACCGTTCCCATGACGCTCGTCGGCGTGGGCTTGGGCCGATGGGTGTTCCGACAAATGTCCCAGAACACGTTCGACATGGCAGCCCTGATCCTGGGAGGCATTGGTGGGCTCTGGCTGCTTGTAGGCTAA
- a CDS encoding sulfate adenylyltransferase — protein MTKDLIPAHGDLPEPLDLTVPEEARDDFLAEASRLKKVPVSDADLSTVYRFGDGALSPLTGPMDREVYDRVLEEEVIEYNGRLYAWTIPLAFPVTAELAKQLSPGEKVALVNSRGEIVATLELTDVFPWDKRKYLTRVYLTERFDHPGGDMVLKADGDKDYLIGGKIQVLPQPKHPRFGKYVLRPREVRELIRQKGWERVVAFQTRNPLHRAHEYALVYGLETLLRQGYNAGACLNPLIGETKGDDVPADVRMRTYEALIEQRALGDGDSDPALWGPRGESVPDRVILVGLDIKMFYAGPKEAVMHAIYRQNFGFTDIIIGRKHADAPYHDGTPIWGDFDAQEIFKRLRGDLKIKPLCVGFAAYYESVGRVDLMENHPNEKPVSISGKEIRAALREGRPVDPRIMRESTARILAEAMAQK, from the coding sequence ATGACAAAGGATTTGATTCCCGCCCATGGCGATCTTCCAGAACCGCTGGATTTGACTGTTCCTGAGGAAGCGCGGGACGATTTTCTGGCCGAAGCGAGTCGGCTCAAGAAAGTCCCGGTGTCGGATGCTGACCTCTCCACCGTTTATCGCTTTGGGGATGGTGCCCTCAGTCCGCTCACCGGGCCGATGGATCGCGAGGTTTACGATCGGGTTCTGGAGGAAGAGGTCATCGAGTACAACGGGCGGCTCTACGCCTGGACGATTCCTCTGGCCTTCCCGGTAACGGCTGAGCTGGCCAAACAGTTGAGCCCGGGGGAGAAGGTCGCTCTGGTGAACTCCCGAGGAGAGATTGTCGCCACGCTGGAGCTTACCGATGTCTTTCCGTGGGACAAGCGGAAGTACCTGACGCGGGTGTATCTGACCGAGCGGTTCGACCATCCCGGCGGCGATATGGTGTTGAAGGCGGACGGGGACAAGGATTACCTCATTGGCGGAAAAATCCAGGTCCTGCCGCAGCCGAAGCATCCTCGATTCGGCAAGTATGTTCTGCGTCCGAGGGAGGTTCGGGAACTGATTCGGCAGAAGGGTTGGGAACGCGTGGTGGCCTTTCAAACCCGCAACCCCCTCCATCGCGCCCATGAGTATGCCCTCGTTTATGGTTTGGAGACGCTGCTTCGTCAGGGTTACAATGCCGGGGCATGTCTCAATCCGTTGATCGGGGAAACCAAGGGGGACGACGTGCCTGCCGATGTTCGCATGCGGACCTACGAGGCACTCATCGAGCAGCGTGCTCTCGGGGACGGAGATAGTGATCCAGCTCTCTGGGGACCGCGGGGAGAATCCGTGCCCGACCGTGTGATTCTGGTGGGCCTGGACATCAAGATGTTCTATGCCGGTCCCAAGGAGGCCGTCATGCATGCGATTTACCGGCAGAACTTTGGATTCACGGACATCATCATCGGGCGGAAGCATGCGGACGCCCCCTATCACGACGGAACGCCCATCTGGGGCGATTTCGATGCCCAGGAAATCTTCAAGCGATTGCGAGGCGATCTTAAGATCAAGCCCCTGTGTGTGGGGTTTGCAGCGTACTATGAGTCAGTGGGACGGGTCGATCTGATGGAGAATCATCCCAACGAGAAGCCGGTCTCAATCTCTGGAAAGGAGATTCGCGCGGCACTCCGTGAGGGGCGGCCGGTCGATCCGCGGATCATGCGGGAAAGCACAGCCCGAATTCTGGCCGAGGCCATGGCACAAAAATAG
- a CDS encoding UDP-glucuronic acid decarboxylase family protein, whose product MALVKRILVTGGAGFLGSHLCERLVEMGHDVICLDNFFTSQKSNVAHLLDKPNFELIRHDITLPIWLEVDEIYNLACPAAPGHYQYNPIKTMKTSLMGAINVLGMAKRCRAKVLQASTSEVYGDPEVHPQPETYRGAVNPIGPRACYDEGKRAAETLFMDYHRMNKVNIRIVRIFNTYGPRMHPYDGRVVSNFIRQALCGEDITVYGDGSQTRSFCYRDDMVEGIIRMMENPEDFTGPVNLGNPEEFTILELAKLVIELTGSKSRIVFRPLPADDPVRRRPDITLAKQKLGWEPKTPLREGLMRTIEWFRSIDLSHYRPPTPCYEQ is encoded by the coding sequence ATGGCGCTCGTCAAACGAATCCTGGTGACAGGCGGTGCCGGTTTTCTCGGTTCGCATCTGTGCGAACGCCTGGTGGAAATGGGTCATGACGTGATCTGTCTGGATAACTTTTTCACCAGTCAGAAGTCCAATGTAGCGCATCTACTCGACAAGCCCAACTTCGAGCTCATTCGTCACGACATCACGCTGCCCATCTGGCTGGAAGTGGACGAGATTTACAATCTCGCGTGCCCGGCGGCTCCGGGGCACTATCAGTACAACCCGATCAAAACCATGAAGACCTCCTTAATGGGAGCGATCAACGTTCTGGGGATGGCTAAACGATGTCGGGCCAAGGTGCTGCAAGCCTCCACCAGCGAAGTCTATGGTGACCCGGAAGTCCATCCGCAACCCGAAACGTACCGCGGGGCGGTCAACCCGATTGGTCCTCGCGCCTGCTATGACGAAGGTAAACGGGCGGCAGAAACCCTGTTTATGGATTATCACCGCATGAACAAGGTGAACATTCGCATCGTGCGGATCTTCAACACCTATGGGCCACGGATGCACCCATACGACGGCCGGGTGGTCTCTAACTTCATTCGCCAGGCCCTCTGTGGAGAAGACATCACCGTTTACGGCGACGGTTCACAAACACGATCCTTCTGCTATCGCGACGACATGGTGGAAGGCATCATCCGGATGATGGAAAATCCCGAGGATTTCACCGGGCCCGTCAATCTCGGCAATCCGGAAGAGTTCACCATCCTGGAACTGGCCAAACTCGTCATCGAGTTGACCGGATCCAAATCCAGAATTGTCTTCCGACCATTGCCGGCCGACGATCCCGTTCGCCGTCGTCCCGATATCACCCTGGCCAAACAGAAACTCGGCTGGGAACCCAAGACTCCGCTCCGGGAAGGCCTCATGCGGACGATCGAGTGGTTTCGCTCGATCGACCTTTCGCATTATCGGCCCCCGACCCCGTGCTACGAACAGTGA